Proteins co-encoded in one Scatophagus argus isolate fScaArg1 chromosome 11, fScaArg1.pri, whole genome shotgun sequence genomic window:
- the LOC124067582 gene encoding interleukin-1 receptor-like 1 isoform X1, producing the protein MDTPWLLMVIFMVITSSEYSDTAEYHCEDLDLEPYNLLEGEAFYIVPYGVSDNESDEFLWYKNSSQIDLISTNETESVHFHRGKLFMLNLTTENSGFYTLRQKQSSGKCYNHHVKVEVFREKMAMELLYVEIHNSDVNKKIVCPDTVCETCETFEGKLTWMKDFIPIQGHEKFLWVYNSTKSDEGIYTCACTWTYNHKVYKSSGSRRLRLKDIVVPHKPEIIPPTNKELFAEGGSEIKLKCSVYCGINVEDNCDASWYINEIPSIQKVGYNQTKNISVDSLKNTFSTAILSIESVSSQDFQTEFKCVGKGTYEEVSQTFTLKRRESIIPLIIRAVCVLCFFVLVAVLVKYTAIDLSLFFRPYLALRNHKTDERVYDAYVVYQTQSMDKATEDRLCQFITKTLPYVLEEKCGYRLFIHGRDDTPGEDHLQLVEDCMKESKRLMVILTPCSGSEITDQRNASGQGAVIGGFAWQLGLHHALIQREMNVILIQLGDIGPEGYTHLPLGLQHLIRKSAPIRWPEGSRDAAARNSRFWKRVRYLMPAIPAKRTQKPLETIIGSSPSER; encoded by the exons ATGGATACTCCATGGCTTCTCATGGTCATCTTCATGGTGATAACCTCATCTGAATATTCAG ATACAGCTGAGTACCACTGTGAGGATCTAGATCTAGAACCATATAACCTTCTTGAAGGTGAAGCATTTTATATTGTTCCTTATGGTGTGTCAGACAACGAATCTGATGAATTCTTGTGGTACAAAAACAGTTCTCAGATTGACCTTATATCTACTAACGAGACAGAGAGTGTTCATTTCCACCGTGGCAAACTTTTTATGTTAAACCTCACCACTGAGAACTCTGGCTTTTACACTCTTCG ACAAAAACAATCATCTGGAAAGTGCTACAACCATCATGTAAAAGTTGAAGTCTTCAGAGAAAAAATGGCCATGGAACTCCTCTATGTAGAAATCCACAACTCTGACGTCaacaaaaaaattgtgtgtCCAGATACTGTTTGTGaaacatgtgaaacatttgAAGGGAAACTGACTTGGATGAAG GATTTCATTCCTATTCAAGGTCATGAAAAATTCCTGTGGGTTTATAATTCTACCAAAAGTGATGAGGGCATCTACACCTGTGCTTGCACCTGGACATACAATCACAAGGTGTACAAGTCATCAGGCTCCAGGAGGCTAAGACTTAAAG ATATAGTTGTCCCTCATAAACCAGAAATCATCCCTCCAACTAACAAGGAACTGTTTGCTGAAGGAG GCTCTGAGATCAAGTTGAAGTGCTCAGTGTACTGTGGGATTAATGTGGAAGATAACTGTGATGCTAGTTGGTACATCAATGAAATCCCTTCCATCCAGAAAGTTGGATACAATCAAACCAAGAATAT ATCCGTCGACTCACTGAAGAATACATTCTCGACTGCAATCCTGAGCATTGAGAGCGTGTCTTCTCAAGATTTCCAGACTGAATTTAAATGTGTCGGAAAAGGCACTTATGAGGAGGTGTCTCAAACTTTCACTCTGAAGCGGAGAG AGTCAATAATCCCACTCATCAttagagcagtgtgtgtgttgtgcttctTTGTGCTTGTCGCTGTGCTGGTCAAGTACACTGCCATCGAcctgtctctcttcttcagACCCTACCTTGCACTAAGAAATCACAAAACAG ACGAGAGGGTGTATGATGCTTACGTGGTTTATCAAACGCAAAGCATGGACAAAGCGACTGAGGACAGACTTTGTCAGTTCATCACAAAAACGTTGCCCTATGTCCTTGAGGAAAAGTGTGGATATCGACTCTTTATCCACGGGAGGGACGACACACCCGGAGAAG ACCATCTGCAGCTGGTGGAGGACTGTATGAAAGAGAGCAAGAGGCTGATGGTTATTCTCACCCCGTGTTCAGGGTCTGAAATCACAGACCAACGTAACGCTTCAGGCCAGGGTGCAGTTATAGGAGGGTTTGCCTGGCAG TTGGGGCTCCACCATGCGCTGATCCAGAGGGAAATGAATGTGATTCTGATACAGCTTGGGGACATTGGGCCAGAGGGATACACACACCTCCCTCTAGGATTGCAGCACTTGATTCGCAAAAGTGCCCCCATTAGATGGCCAGAGGGCTCACGGGATGCTGCTGCACGGAATTCACGCTTCTGGAAGAGAGTGCGATACTTGATGCCTGCCATACCTGCcaaaagaacacagaaaccTCTTGAAACCATTATAGGCTCCAGTCCCAGTGAGAGATAG
- the LOC124067582 gene encoding interleukin-1 receptor type 1-like isoform X2: MDTPWLLMVIFMVITSSEYSDTAEYHCEDLDLEPYNLLEGEAFYIVPYGVSDNESDEFLWYKNSSQIDLISTNETESVHFHRGKLFMLNLTTENSGFYTLRQKQSSGKCYNHHVKVEVFREKMAMELLYVEIHNSDVNKKIVCPDTVCETCETFEGKLTWMKDFIPIQGHEKFLWVYNSTKSDEGIYTCACTWTYNHKVYKSSGSRRLRLKDIVVPHKPEIIPPTNKELFAEGGSEIKLKCSVYCGINVEDNCDASWYINEIPSIQKVGYNQTKNISVDSLKNTFSTAILSIESVSSQDFQTEFKCVGKGTYEEVSQTFTLKRRDERVYDAYVVYQTQSMDKATEDRLCQFITKTLPYVLEEKCGYRLFIHGRDDTPGEDHLQLVEDCMKESKRLMVILTPCSGSEITDQRNASGQGAVIGGFAWQLGLHHALIQREMNVILIQLGDIGPEGYTHLPLGLQHLIRKSAPIRWPEGSRDAAARNSRFWKRVRYLMPAIPAKRTQKPLETIIGSSPSER, encoded by the exons ATGGATACTCCATGGCTTCTCATGGTCATCTTCATGGTGATAACCTCATCTGAATATTCAG ATACAGCTGAGTACCACTGTGAGGATCTAGATCTAGAACCATATAACCTTCTTGAAGGTGAAGCATTTTATATTGTTCCTTATGGTGTGTCAGACAACGAATCTGATGAATTCTTGTGGTACAAAAACAGTTCTCAGATTGACCTTATATCTACTAACGAGACAGAGAGTGTTCATTTCCACCGTGGCAAACTTTTTATGTTAAACCTCACCACTGAGAACTCTGGCTTTTACACTCTTCG ACAAAAACAATCATCTGGAAAGTGCTACAACCATCATGTAAAAGTTGAAGTCTTCAGAGAAAAAATGGCCATGGAACTCCTCTATGTAGAAATCCACAACTCTGACGTCaacaaaaaaattgtgtgtCCAGATACTGTTTGTGaaacatgtgaaacatttgAAGGGAAACTGACTTGGATGAAG GATTTCATTCCTATTCAAGGTCATGAAAAATTCCTGTGGGTTTATAATTCTACCAAAAGTGATGAGGGCATCTACACCTGTGCTTGCACCTGGACATACAATCACAAGGTGTACAAGTCATCAGGCTCCAGGAGGCTAAGACTTAAAG ATATAGTTGTCCCTCATAAACCAGAAATCATCCCTCCAACTAACAAGGAACTGTTTGCTGAAGGAG GCTCTGAGATCAAGTTGAAGTGCTCAGTGTACTGTGGGATTAATGTGGAAGATAACTGTGATGCTAGTTGGTACATCAATGAAATCCCTTCCATCCAGAAAGTTGGATACAATCAAACCAAGAATAT ATCCGTCGACTCACTGAAGAATACATTCTCGACTGCAATCCTGAGCATTGAGAGCGTGTCTTCTCAAGATTTCCAGACTGAATTTAAATGTGTCGGAAAAGGCACTTATGAGGAGGTGTCTCAAACTTTCACTCTGAAGCGGAGAG ACGAGAGGGTGTATGATGCTTACGTGGTTTATCAAACGCAAAGCATGGACAAAGCGACTGAGGACAGACTTTGTCAGTTCATCACAAAAACGTTGCCCTATGTCCTTGAGGAAAAGTGTGGATATCGACTCTTTATCCACGGGAGGGACGACACACCCGGAGAAG ACCATCTGCAGCTGGTGGAGGACTGTATGAAAGAGAGCAAGAGGCTGATGGTTATTCTCACCCCGTGTTCAGGGTCTGAAATCACAGACCAACGTAACGCTTCAGGCCAGGGTGCAGTTATAGGAGGGTTTGCCTGGCAG TTGGGGCTCCACCATGCGCTGATCCAGAGGGAAATGAATGTGATTCTGATACAGCTTGGGGACATTGGGCCAGAGGGATACACACACCTCCCTCTAGGATTGCAGCACTTGATTCGCAAAAGTGCCCCCATTAGATGGCCAGAGGGCTCACGGGATGCTGCTGCACGGAATTCACGCTTCTGGAAGAGAGTGCGATACTTGATGCCTGCCATACCTGCcaaaagaacacagaaaccTCTTGAAACCATTATAGGCTCCAGTCCCAGTGAGAGATAG